One Spiroplasma sp. NBRC 100390 DNA window includes the following coding sequences:
- a CDS encoding NADH-dependent flavin oxidoreductase, whose protein sequence is MNPKFKALFQPFTFPNGVTINNRIVMSPMTTFSGFENGKYTLDELNYYQARAKNLGMIIVGCSYVNRNGKAFIGQPAIDDDKYIPSLAKLANIIHQENSLAIMQIHHGGRQCTAATLLHKQPLSASAVKSLRPTAIEPRAMTNEEINTIIEDFGNATLRAIKAGFDGVEIHGANTYLIQQFFSPHSNQRTDQWGGNLTKRMAFPLAIVKKVSAIIKTHATKPFILGYRISPEEIEEPGITLEDTYELMDELIKFPLDYIHISLSYLWRKSMRNKTNPTPTISSILQRYQGKIPLIGVGGICTPEDALKGLENGLSLIAIGRQLIIDPQWLTKVAIGAEQTINTALNLANINELVIPQPLIDLFVEDGQNWKINIIDMPK, encoded by the coding sequence ATGAATCCAAAATTTAAAGCCTTATTTCAACCATTTACCTTTCCAAACGGAGTGACAATTAATAACCGAATTGTTATGAGCCCAATGACCACTTTTTCTGGTTTTGAAAATGGAAAATATACCCTTGATGAATTAAATTATTATCAAGCACGCGCTAAAAATTTAGGAATGATAATTGTTGGGTGTAGTTATGTTAATCGAAATGGGAAAGCTTTTATTGGTCAACCAGCAATTGACGATGATAAATATATTCCAAGTTTAGCAAAATTAGCCAATATTATTCATCAAGAAAATAGTCTTGCCATTATGCAAATTCATCACGGCGGACGTCAATGTACAGCTGCAACATTACTTCATAAACAACCATTATCTGCTAGTGCTGTTAAATCTTTACGACCAACAGCAATTGAACCACGTGCAATGACTAATGAAGAAATTAATACCATTATTGAGGATTTTGGTAATGCTACTTTACGAGCAATTAAAGCTGGGTTTGATGGAGTAGAAATTCATGGAGCCAATACTTATCTTATTCAGCAATTTTTTTCACCACATTCAAATCAACGAACAGATCAATGAGGTGGTAACTTAACAAAACGAATGGCATTTCCGTTGGCAATCGTTAAAAAAGTTAGTGCTATTATTAAAACACATGCGACAAAACCATTTATTCTAGGCTATCGAATTTCACCAGAAGAGATTGAAGAACCAGGAATTACCTTAGAAGACACTTATGAACTAATGGATGAATTAATTAAATTTCCGTTAGATTATATTCATATTTCATTATCATATTTATGGCGAAAAAGTATGCGTAATAAAACTAATCCAACCCCAACAATCAGCAGTATTTTACAGCGTTATCAAGGGAAGATTCCTTTAATTGGTGTTGGTGGTATTTGTACACCAGAAGATGCTTTAAAAGGACTAGAAAACGGGTTATCATTGATTGCTATTGGTCGACAACTAATTATTGATCCCCAATGACTAACAAAAGTGGCAATTGGAGCAGAGCAAACAATTAATACCGCTCTTAACTTAGCAAACATTAATGAATTGGTCATTCCCCAACCTTTAATTGATCTTTTTGTCGAAGATGGTCAAAATTGAAAAATCAATATTATTGATATGCCAAAATAG
- a CDS encoding NAD(P)-dependent oxidoreductase: MKILLLGAQGKLGQKLINELINNNNIIITELTGNASELNNLKTQAVGQDVLVSTVGAHSIEELVLIAKNMITIASENQQRIVWSGGAGSLWTNEHTRLIDIPMKDFPAELAAWKPAVYGHYEVLKLLQSSNVVWSYLSPALNFEDNPPRGLYQTISSDNALYNASGDSFASYISGAKALASEIIKPQYLQHRFTIVENY, from the coding sequence ATGAAAATTTTATTACTTGGTGCTCAGGGAAAACTGGGTCAGAAACTTATTAATGAGCTTATTAATAATAACAACATTATCATTACTGAATTAACAGGAAATGCTAGTGAATTGAATAATCTTAAAACCCAAGCGGTTGGTCAAGATGTTTTAGTGTCAACTGTCGGAGCACATAGCATTGAAGAATTAGTTCTGATTGCCAAAAATATGATTACAATTGCCAGTGAGAATCAGCAACGAATTGTCTGAAGTGGTGGTGCGGGTTCACTGTGAACAAATGAACATACGAGATTAATTGATATTCCAATGAAGGATTTTCCTGCAGAATTAGCAGCTTGAAAACCGGCTGTTTATGGGCATTATGAAGTTTTAAAATTATTACAAAGTAGTAATGTGGTATGATCATATTTATCACCAGCTTTGAATTTTGAAGATAACCCGCCGCGAGGTTTATATCAAACCATAAGCAGTGATAATGCTTTGTATAATGCTAGTGGTGACAGTTTCGCAAGTTATATTAGTGGTGCAAAAGCCTTAGCAAGCGAGATTATTAAACCACAATATTTACAACATCGTTTTACAATTGTTGAAAATTATTAA
- the recA gene encoding recombinase RecA, which produces MEKDNKTNSDNIKTIDEDEILKNVMKEIEKAYGKGAIMKLGDKSNLTIEAISTGSLLLDEAIGIGGYPKGRIIEIFGPESSGKTTLSLHAIAETQKRGGRGAFIDAEHALDPNYARKLGVNIDELIIAQPDSGEQALDILETLVKSNAIDLVVIDSVAALVPKVELDGEMSDVTIGAQARLMSKALRKLNGAINKTNSIVIFINQIREKVGVFFGNPETTAGGRALRFYASVRLDVRRTETVTTAGIATANKVKIKVVKNKVSPPFKTAIVDINYNEGIDKYYELIDLAVKYDILEKTGVWYAYQNDKLGQGRERVKEYLKMNPPVFEEIYHQIITNFKINS; this is translated from the coding sequence ATGGAAAAAGATAATAAAACAAATTCTGATAACATCAAAACTATCGACGAAGATGAAATTCTAAAAAATGTGATGAAAGAAATTGAAAAAGCATATGGTAAAGGTGCCATTATGAAATTAGGAGATAAAAGTAACTTAACCATTGAAGCGATTTCAACAGGTAGTTTATTGCTTGATGAAGCAATTGGGATTGGTGGATATCCAAAAGGACGCATCATTGAAATTTTTGGTCCAGAATCATCTGGAAAAACAACATTGTCATTACATGCCATTGCTGAAACACAAAAAAGGGGAGGAAGAGGTGCTTTTATTGATGCTGAACATGCTTTAGACCCAAATTATGCCAGAAAATTAGGTGTTAACATTGATGAATTAATTATTGCTCAACCTGATTCTGGTGAACAAGCATTAGATATTTTAGAAACACTAGTTAAATCAAATGCGATTGATTTAGTTGTTATTGATTCAGTTGCTGCATTAGTACCAAAAGTAGAATTAGATGGTGAAATGAGCGATGTTACCATTGGTGCCCAAGCACGATTAATGAGTAAAGCATTACGAAAATTAAATGGCGCTATTAATAAAACAAATTCCATTGTTATTTTTATTAATCAAATTCGTGAAAAAGTTGGCGTTTTCTTTGGTAATCCCGAAACAACGGCGGGTGGGCGTGCCTTACGATTTTATGCTTCTGTGCGGTTAGACGTTCGACGAACTGAAACAGTAACCACCGCTGGCATTGCTACTGCTAATAAGGTTAAAATTAAAGTTGTTAAAAATAAAGTTTCACCACCTTTCAAAACAGCAATTGTTGATATTAATTACAATGAAGGAATTGATAAATATTATGAATTAATTGACTTAGCAGTGAAATATGATATTTTAGAAAAAACCGGGGTATGATATGCTTATCAAAATGATAAATTAGGGCAAGGACGAGAACGCGTAAAAGAATATCTTAAAATGAATCCACCAGTTTTCGAAGAAATTTATCATCAAATTATTACTAATTTCAAAATTAATTCTTAA
- a CDS encoding CinA family protein, whose product MTQELIQLLQQKQLTIAAYESITGGLFSHLLTNIPNASQVFLGSIVTYTNDVKVNIGHVPASIITQYGVVSKQTAEAMAIACQNQFNSNLAVSFTGNAGPGKLDQLSIGTIFATIVHQNQSSTFELSLNPTWSREKIKLIAVQTIINHLLQIISK is encoded by the coding sequence ATGACACAAGAATTAATCCAATTATTACAACAAAAACAATTAACAATAGCAGCCTATGAATCAATCACTGGTGGTCTTTTTAGTCATCTTTTAACAAATATTCCTAATGCTAGTCAAGTTTTTTTAGGAAGTATTGTTACTTATACCAATGATGTTAAAGTTAACATTGGTCATGTACCAGCAAGTATAATTACACAATATGGTGTTGTTTCAAAACAAACTGCAGAAGCAATGGCGATTGCTTGTCAAAATCAATTTAACAGTAATCTTGCCGTTAGTTTTACTGGTAATGCTGGTCCTGGCAAATTAGATCAATTGTCAATTGGAACAATCTTTGCTACTATTGTTCATCAAAACCAATCAAGCACATTTGAATTATCCTTAAATCCAACTTGATCACGCGAAAAAATAAAACTTATTGCAGTTCAAACAATAATTAACCATCTTTTACAAATTATTTCAAAATAA
- the pgsA gene encoding CDP-diacylglycerol--glycerol-3-phosphate 3-phosphatidyltransferase translates to MNWANRITLIRIFLIPIIIVLMVIVPFPGTSLYHGWDQWLTIKGPNVTYSLPISYLIAGLLFIIASLTDLLDGYIARSYNQVTTFGKFFDSIADKLLTNTVLIVFACANIIPVWMTVVLIARDFVIDVVRQILASQKVIMAANQLGRVRAAVEMFGMTILFFIGFRMFGGESLKTGQWDEFGWVNQIIMIPMYLATILSLVAAGNYIYLNRKALFDMTVIKKPKLESEEK, encoded by the coding sequence ATGAATTGAGCTAACCGTATTACATTAATTCGAATTTTTTTAATACCAATTATTATTGTTCTCATGGTAATTGTTCCATTTCCGGGGACATCACTATATCATGGCTGAGATCAATGGTTAACAATTAAAGGACCTAATGTGACCTACTCGTTACCGATTAGTTATTTGATTGCTGGATTATTATTTATTATTGCTAGTTTAACTGATTTACTAGATGGCTATATTGCCCGTAGTTATAATCAAGTTACTACTTTTGGAAAATTTTTTGATTCAATTGCAGATAAATTATTAACAAACACGGTTTTAATTGTTTTTGCTTGTGCTAATATTATTCCGGTTTGAATGACAGTTGTGCTAATTGCTCGTGACTTTGTAATTGATGTTGTTCGTCAAATTTTAGCGTCACAAAAAGTAATAATGGCAGCTAATCAATTGGGTCGTGTTCGAGCAGCAGTTGAAATGTTTGGAATGACAATTTTATTTTTTATTGGTTTTCGTATGTTTGGTGGGGAAAGCTTAAAAACTGGGCAATGAGATGAATTTGGTTGAGTTAATCAAATTATTATGATTCCAATGTATTTAGCAACAATTTTATCATTGGTAGCTGCTGGAAATTATATTTATTTAAATCGAAAAGCATTATTTGATATGACCGTGATTAAAAAGCCAAAATTAGAAAGCGAAGAAAAATAA
- a CDS encoding SDR family NAD(P)-dependent oxidoreductase — MAKKIINNSEWAVVTGASKGLGYCYCEELLKLGYNVIAVARDTTSLTVLHEKYPNQAIKTLNYDLSNSVNVYQLFADVKTENVTLLINNAGYGVWGYFNESSLEQEMNMVDLNIKALHILTKLFVQRFIDQNKGRVLNIGSLAAFTPAPVFASYYASKAYVWSLGVAINTELKKTKSLVRVITLCPGPLKTDFWNRSSNQKDAKYHSTVKVMKTATYARKSLMLGLKTKRKNYIITGAVNKMVKTLTKWAPQSCVLTSVYNYQKKRK, encoded by the coding sequence ATGGCTAAAAAAATAATAAATAATTCAGAATGAGCAGTTGTAACGGGAGCTAGTAAAGGTTTAGGTTATTGTTATTGTGAAGAACTATTAAAACTTGGTTATAATGTTATTGCCGTTGCTCGTGATACAACATCGCTTACTGTTTTGCATGAAAAATATCCAAACCAAGCAATTAAAACATTAAATTATGACTTAAGTAATTCAGTTAATGTTTATCAGTTGTTTGCTGATGTAAAAACAGAAAATGTAACCCTTTTAATAAATAATGCTGGTTATGGGGTGTGAGGTTATTTTAATGAATCAAGTTTAGAACAAGAAATGAATATGGTTGATTTAAACATTAAAGCTTTACATATCTTAACTAAATTATTTGTTCAACGTTTTATTGATCAAAATAAAGGGCGTGTTTTAAATATTGGTAGTTTAGCAGCCTTTACCCCTGCTCCTGTTTTTGCTAGTTATTATGCTTCAAAAGCTTATGTTTGAAGTTTGGGAGTCGCAATTAATACGGAATTAAAGAAAACAAAATCACTTGTTCGGGTAATTACTTTATGTCCTGGTCCATTAAAAACAGATTTCTGAAATCGAAGTAGTAATCAAAAAGATGCAAAATATCATTCAACAGTGAAAGTGATGAAAACAGCAACATATGCTCGAAAAAGTTTAATGCTAGGTTTAAAGACAAAAAGAAAAAATTATATTATAACAGGAGCCGTTAATAAGATGGTAAAAACCTTAACAAAATGAGCACCACAAAGTTGTGTTTTAACATCAGTTTATAATTATCAAAAAAAACGAAAATAA
- a CDS encoding C39 family peptidase, translating into MKKLLSTLGVIAILGSTISNVIANDFYHKTLEQNNRSIKLWVIRRIQETNWFCVPTDIQMIFGYFNIARRQTQIYNDLGGVGENGLLINQNLVNYLNNNIRPVNQNINYGLVQIHTNFGHTRSEQLLFENYVYESLFNNHPVLFGYSIENDGHAILITGININENNPGETQYTYLEPADGAQMTFLGNEISNYIQTDGELVGFGEESDFNKDALQIAIENEKIDKNDISDNENHEVVRIQLDLTATTSATTTSQIRDTYQKLTLNEFNGEIYLFTWKKIVTDFSFNFDHLPNDIDKWVSPLIEIESAIEEIGGAHIDGHISAQVIFSHSSINHLILTLIIYVGGQCWLTGNWPHIWFMTGQILSFYKK; encoded by the coding sequence ATGAAAAAACTATTAAGTACTTTAGGAGTAATAGCAATCTTGGGCAGTACTATTTCAAATGTTATTGCTAATGATTTCTATCACAAAACATTAGAACAAAATAATAGGAGTATTAAATTATGAGTTATTCGTAGAATTCAAGAAACCAATTGGTTTTGTGTCCCAACTGATATTCAAATGATTTTTGGATATTTTAATATTGCACGGAGACAAACTCAAATTTATAATGATTTAGGCGGAGTTGGTGAAAACGGATTACTTATTAATCAAAATTTAGTTAACTATTTAAATAATAATATTAGACCAGTAAATCAAAACATCAATTATGGTCTTGTCCAAATTCATACTAATTTTGGACATACTAGATCTGAACAACTATTATTTGAAAATTATGTATACGAATCATTATTTAATAATCATCCCGTTCTTTTTGGTTATAGCATTGAAAACGATGGGCATGCTATTCTGATTACAGGAATCAATATTAATGAAAACAACCCTGGCGAAACCCAATATACTTATCTTGAACCAGCAGATGGGGCACAAATGACATTTTTAGGCAATGAAATTAGTAATTATATTCAAACTGATGGTGAATTAGTTGGTTTTGGTGAAGAGTCTGACTTTAATAAAGATGCTTTGCAAATTGCTATTGAAAATGAAAAAATTGATAAAAATGACATTAGTGATAATGAAAATCATGAGGTAGTGCGAATACAACTAGATTTAACCGCAACAACATCAGCAACAACAACAAGTCAAATCCGTGATACATATCAAAAACTAACATTGAATGAATTTAATGGTGAAATATATTTATTTACTTGAAAAAAAATTGTTACTGATTTTTCGTTTAATTTTGACCATCTACCAAACGATATTGATAAATGAGTTAGTCCACTCATTGAAATTGAAAGTGCAATTGAAGAAATTGGTGGGGCTCATATTGATGGTCACATTTCGGCACAAGTCATATTTTCTCATTCTAGTATAAATCATCTAATTTTAACTTTAATAATTTATGTTGGTGGGCAATGTTGATTAACTGGGAATTGACCACATATTTGATTTATGACTGGTCAAATTTTAAGTTTTTATAAAAAGTAA
- a CDS encoding PTS transporter subunit EIIC — MQYLQKLGKALQFPIVVLPVAALLLRLGGVMNDASINPDLSQTGPLSAIWYIGSIFQAVGNAAISNLAPLFAIGLGFGMAKDFRGEAALVAFFGWAVIEGLMGIVPQWYYNNVLLGHTPIGNFQDNQFWTTPHSQILYVFDFSKGNATEGYGAKYNISMGVFGGILAGCLVALIYNKYSNVKLPAALGFFSGRRFVPMMTAAYFLLGTFALAAIWPWFQLGLQYLGYGLGAIPPLGAFFYGIFNRLLLPFGLHQVLNTYLWFQQPIIGHLMNYQGTNLWQIVNGVLQWADYSINKDGILTIHGWTSNGVITTMNGDITAFLGKLYADAKFGLAGGSGMFQAGFFPMMMFGLPAACAAMILSIKDKTRRAEYAGILGSAAGVSFLTGITEPIEFSFVFLAPILLGLHAILTGVFAALTVGFGIRVGFGFSAGFIDWAVSMKTSWDMATISSSLQSGVYKVLGNPLMILPIGVLEGAAYFFSFKYIIKKMNLSTPGREDEAAMIAKSLGKSIEKHAKKKVLKEQQTANVTVATTAGNVSVPFQTNGVNKRIDIQKDPEGPLKLAQVIYDAIGHDNLVKVDNCMTRLRLTVEDNTKIDQQTIKDAGVAGMVLVSKTKGIQIIIGLNVEAVATKLSEISGK, encoded by the coding sequence ATGCAATATTTGCAAAAATTAGGAAAAGCTCTACAATTTCCAATTGTTGTCTTGCCTGTTGCCGCCTTGTTACTGAGGTTGGGGGGGGTTATGAACGATGCATCAATCAACCCTGATTTATCACAAACAGGACCATTATCTGCAATTTGATATATTGGTTCAATTTTTCAGGCAGTTGGAAACGCAGCAATTAGTAATTTAGCCCCATTATTTGCAATCGGGTTAGGATTTGGAATGGCCAAGGACTTTCGTGGGGAAGCTGCTTTGGTTGCATTCTTTGGATGAGCTGTAATTGAAGGGTTAATGGGAATTGTGCCCCAATGATATTACAATAATGTTTTATTAGGACATACACCAATTGGTAATTTTCAAGATAACCAATTTTGAACAACACCACATTCACAAATTTTATACGTTTTTGATTTTAGTAAAGGAAATGCCACTGAAGGTTATGGCGCCAAATATAACATTAGTATGGGAGTATTTGGCGGAATTTTAGCGGGATGTCTTGTTGCTTTAATCTACAATAAATATTCAAATGTAAAATTACCAGCAGCATTAGGGTTCTTTTCGGGACGTCGTTTTGTCCCAATGATGACTGCTGCTTACTTTTTACTTGGAACATTTGCTTTAGCAGCAATTTGGCCTTGGTTCCAATTAGGATTACAATATCTGGGATATGGATTAGGAGCAATCCCACCATTAGGAGCATTTTTCTATGGTATTTTTAACCGGTTATTGTTACCATTTGGTTTACACCAAGTATTAAACACTTATTTATGGTTCCAACAACCAATTATTGGTCATTTAATGAACTACCAAGGAACAAACTTATGACAAATTGTTAATGGAGTTTTACAATGGGCTGATTATTCAATTAATAAGGACGGTATCTTAACAATTCATGGTTGAACTTCAAACGGAGTTATTACAACTATGAATGGAGATATTACAGCCTTTTTAGGGAAACTATATGCTGATGCTAAATTTGGTTTAGCAGGAGGAAGTGGAATGTTCCAAGCGGGATTCTTCCCAATGATGATGTTTGGATTACCGGCTGCCTGTGCCGCAATGATTTTATCAATTAAAGATAAAACTCGTCGTGCTGAATATGCTGGAATTTTAGGATCTGCTGCAGGAGTATCATTCTTAACAGGAATTACTGAACCAATTGAATTCTCATTTGTGTTCTTAGCACCAATTTTACTAGGCTTACATGCTATCCTAACTGGAGTGTTTGCTGCATTAACAGTTGGATTTGGAATCCGTGTTGGATTTGGATTTTCAGCTGGATTCATTGATTGAGCTGTCTCAATGAAAACATCATGAGATATGGCAACAATTTCGTCTAGTTTACAATCAGGAGTTTATAAAGTCTTAGGAAATCCATTAATGATTCTCCCAATTGGAGTACTGGAAGGGGCTGCTTACTTCTTTAGTTTTAAATACATTATTAAAAAAATGAATTTATCAACACCTGGCCGCGAAGATGAAGCAGCAATGATTGCAAAATCATTAGGAAAAAGTATTGAAAAACATGCAAAGAAAAAAGTATTAAAAGAACAGCAAACAGCAAATGTTACCGTTGCAACAACAGCCGGAAATGTTAGTGTTCCGTTCCAAACCAACGGTGTTAATAAACGAATTGATATTCAAAAAGATCCAGAAGGACCATTAAAATTAGCACAAGTTATTTATGATGCCATTGGCCATGATAACTTAGTTAAAGTTGATAACTGTATGACAAGATTACGTTTGACAGTTGAAGACAATACTAAAATTGACCAGCAGACAATTAAAGATGCTGGTGTTGCCGGAATGGTTTTGGTTTCAAAAACTAAAGGAATTCAAATTATTATTGGGTTAAATGTTGAAGCTGTTGCAACAAAATTATCAGAAATTTCTGGTAAATAA
- a CDS encoding redoxin family protein, protein MAKGTMSGDVATLIPTNHIKIGDTLTFKADTVKWADFELANVSKEYKVISAVPSIDTSVCLLQTKQFNETIINKYPAVQLITISRDLPFALQRACESFINPEHILLSDTNYREFGHKTKLFFEFNNLLARSVMVLDQNNQVIYLQIVSPVSSEPNYQDIYLFLDNLVK, encoded by the coding sequence ATGGCTAAAGGAACAATGAGCGGCGATGTCGCGACACTAATTCCAACAAATCATATTAAAATTGGTGATACTTTAACATTTAAAGCAGATACTGTTAAATGAGCAGATTTTGAATTAGCAAATGTTAGTAAAGAATATAAAGTTATTTCTGCTGTTCCTAGTATTGATACTAGTGTTTGTTTGTTACAAACAAAACAATTTAACGAAACAATTATTAACAAATATCCCGCTGTCCAATTAATAACAATTTCACGAGATTTACCATTTGCCTTGCAACGTGCTTGTGAATCATTTATTAATCCCGAACATATTTTATTATCAGATACAAACTATCGTGAGTTTGGTCACAAAACAAAATTATTCTTTGAATTCAATAATTTATTAGCACGTAGTGTTATGGTTCTTGATCAAAATAATCAAGTTATTTATCTACAAATAGTATCACCGGTTAGTTCGGAACCAAATTATCAAGATATTTATCTTTTTTTAGATAATTTGGTAAAATAA
- a CDS encoding TlyA family RNA methyltransferase encodes MKTRLDQLLVNHNLAPSREKAKAMILANNVLVNNVPALKAGDLVDVDSIITLRGEPLKYVSRAGEKLAKGLETFQIKVDNLICLDIGSSTGGFTDCLLQNNAKKVYALDVGTNQLAWKLRNNPQVISLEKTNFRYVTKQLFEPDQIEFACCDVSFISLDKIIPPLKEILLLDHYAFFLIKPQFESTRATVNKGKINSKEAHQIVIKKVINLALTNGFSIINLDYSPILGNKKKNIEFICLLQRTITPINHLSDLKIIEIIENAWNSLLS; translated from the coding sequence ATGAAAACGCGTTTAGATCAATTATTAGTTAATCATAATTTAGCACCATCTCGTGAGAAGGCAAAAGCAATGATTTTAGCTAATAATGTTTTAGTTAATAATGTTCCAGCGTTAAAAGCCGGTGATTTAGTAGATGTTGATAGTATTATTACTTTACGAGGTGAACCATTAAAATATGTTTCGCGAGCTGGGGAAAAATTAGCAAAAGGACTAGAAACATTTCAAATCAAAGTTGATAATCTAATTTGTCTTGATATTGGATCATCAACTGGTGGTTTTACCGATTGTTTATTACAAAATAACGCCAAAAAAGTTTATGCCCTTGATGTTGGGACTAATCAATTAGCATGAAAATTACGCAATAATCCACAAGTAATTTCCTTAGAAAAAACTAACTTTCGTTATGTCACAAAGCAATTATTTGAACCCGATCAAATTGAATTTGCTTGTTGTGATGTTTCTTTTATTTCATTAGATAAAATTATCCCACCGCTAAAAGAAATCTTATTATTAGATCATTATGCTTTTTTCTTAATTAAACCTCAATTTGAAAGTACAAGAGCAACAGTTAATAAGGGCAAAATAAATAGTAAAGAAGCCCATCAAATTGTCATCAAAAAAGTAATTAATTTAGCACTTACTAATGGTTTTAGTATTATTAATCTAGATTATTCACCAATTTTAGGTAATAAAAAGAAAAATATTGAATTTATTTGTTTATTACAACGAACAATAACACCAATTAATCATTTGTCTGATTTAAAAATCATTGAAATTATTGAAAATGCTTGAAATTCCTTGCTATCTTAA